In Bradysia coprophila strain Holo2 unplaced genomic scaffold, BU_Bcop_v1 contig_24, whole genome shotgun sequence, one genomic interval encodes:
- the LOC119077655 gene encoding histone-lysine N-methyltransferase trithorax isoform X2, which translates to MGKSKFPGKPSKIVNKKRVSVLNSVANNPFGDNSAEDDGDQVSSSESETTKTFDGHGTQETIPHKTNPPDPPDKINDTMDITADPSGGILTRGRNKTSDTSEPPVSKPVDKPVKQRKTVTFKNVLETSDDVNIVKKVYNPDKVPVVPIIKINKNRDKGDILTPSRLTDVAKNYSGLTKLAQNHSADHIDKVNLLTFKSSLNVNSLKERTDVPSVDKKIVNFGFKTNSSSCSSSIEVPATVTSEKKFVLPKRSAHSCRVIKPNKKFFEDGTEASNKNSKKSGCKKSSRKDNTSREDDDKVQKTDNFINNTLSSQINSSKLDEQADEESEASQTASDANSDDGSDVESEKVAEPNPFNPFAARPLTTSTSLISASKLILREPRLQFSSSLTSTTSATTPDGPFSLNLNSINPGGSSLNTPLTLASPSTLCGVCGTFSTLSKPLHQSRKFGINSCGACRKFISKTIKKLAASSGSTSTNVLQCHKNDGTCIISPTNKGNHPKRCHACWLKKCIKAFQVPSGLRSKLMATLPANMRESDSMNHKTIISPFSLHKSSEMSSINMFSTLSASSNRMLSWPQESSGESEFKTKLSLSNPLVENNSTFGSTPLMKPTIAEKPVIMVSSTSSSTTTTTTTTSDSTKQKIQKPQSGVGEAATSSSKSSNKEAEETSRLRVRKKEKVEVPVPTPVQPTANPTNEPAKRQRIDLKGPRVKHVCRSASIVLGQPIATFPIDEETALESMDTPPRLENELEPEKEKEFVQTAIAKQKEQMRQDTQSPCTDCTGSSSLSPPATPIQSQEDESLQNSNSSKSLLNDETSSLPSSLPTTLIESTDDTTTPTVPDTTTLKKEESLKPMTRKLTRPALLSNIILGTTNKKLNSFSRQTIKAVPAAPPTISIDFWENYDPAEVSQTGFGLIVSENIPLRALCFLCGSAGLDALIFCVCCCEPYHQYCVEDEYNLKHSLDDTNLSILDSTLTGANQTQSLNNRLNWLCPRCTVCYTCNMASGSKVKCQKCQKNYHSTCLGTSKRLLGADRPLICANCLKCKSCGTTNVSKFVGNLPMCSSCFQRRQKGHFCPLCQKCYEDNDFNIKMMECGDCKKWVHAKCEELTDEQYNMLSVLPENIEFICKKCAKTNSTADKWREAVAAEFKSGLLSVIRLLSKSRQACALLKLSPRKKPGSCICQPIQSNRNIQFDKERIDDELHDCETMDTESDMQFDDSTAAVKCYCGAGQKVQPMSTAPPSLLEIKQKIGANEYYSLADFNYDMNLITTAAACDELTITYKEILSEAFPWFQNETKACTDALEEDMYDSCNFQENSANIECDQQVPMIDVPDDIDDYFYTPNELQETRICMFCKSVGEGGSLDESRLLYCGQNCWVHTNCAMWSAEVFEEIDGSLQNVHSAISRGRSIKCSKCGSKGATVGCNVKNCGEQFHYKCARSLDCAFMVDKTVYCPQHLADANRKKCTIEKNFEVHRPVYVELDRKRRKSVDPSRVQFVIGALQVKQLGKFVTSLSDTNDAIVPADFHCTRLYWSSKEPWKIVEYTVRTSIQNNNFSLTLDTGRNFTVDHSNSLNMVQRGLTQISKWHSSLANGEDYEYIIRQERSVKQLLEAVNGIGSADETNEDEPQNNADLLPPEIKDAIFEDLPHDILDGISMLDIFPKLMTYEDLVAMDSKNEVYLSNDLSRDVRDYNMSDDELSDGQKDYDGGSDSWMNNTNPNVAHVEDAMLSARSISRELKRSKSEVFSRGVAASRSQQRSSSLNWSSKLETNAAKRRKMNLRLADGVLMSLGRRKDDLLPLNVSERRRSDDIRHKNFTWSAAKRFNQSDDNSLSDSLAASDILDKLKISQLDGMDDVSSCSEDNSPVHEFSTYDNRESPVKCDRCHCTYRTVDSYNRHLPQCEPLSTSESESEPRSPDMQSPPHNMIITSMSGQDFMPIMTTQHQNSSQQIYNFNGQQINPISIQNIQGHPIQIHSSQLQHNTSMSMQNQCAISNSGVQMQQLNQPIQNMIINATNGQQQQLFAQPLQNIGQQIFPIQNLQQSQFGGIEIQNKSQQQRMNSTPQTITLPNGINIQTSQPIMHQQQPQIITFSQANGQPQIVITPTSSTQQNVSNYTTTTRTIQQSPYKNQLILPQPDKSPNKRNMMPKIMPQSNGMPRAKGRTVSAVNKPIQIKRTIVKNEPKPVIFNQSLPLIRPMNDAGNVVIQQNPSAQPIIVQQIGGNQNNLVQYVTDNQNAMQYIAMPTNGGDFKQPQTQYLTPNPLVPGTFQLQTADNGNLLLANSSGGLQMLPNGTLQLAQPQQPQVIGTIIQQQPNGQQFGMMSAEQMMLGQAPTLEMMTNPANGCMLLTSQPVYYGLETIVQNTVMSSQQFVSTAMQGVLSQNASFSATTTQVFQASKIEPIMEMPTGYVVLNNDGTIMQSQPSQQPSILSNVMQQGVPQMSQLQSHQIQPIQQLQSQQQQQPANSAWRFVDDKSTIQLLPQHQQQNQTQQHSVPITLQSQPQPSVRPNQSPKPIVKSAPIVVTKVQPQNKILANPIQQYVTVDAKSNQNQNILPKPENVITSYDQFIMQPNTSKFSAAMPNYQQQKSITITTPSPQMPIHPIPRKSNAVKQPAAKIAAATVRPKVITRPVMSSKVQPTQPQTSKMMTITPATSTSSPIVIPPNPIIVPLYEPVAETPPITIQSPTITLENTTNPTNCDMSPSNTENLSTAFSQQQQQSFVKNTTNVEQTSQLSTNQTSSQKPIPATPTTYSPTQQQYPSTSQSQSITLPIAASIQLPTAPYAPTYSNGIPTNVVNPIPQYNYTNTRPTNRVLPMQTVHQKNNPLTPPEPKSVDVTTKKIITVDTSKLSPIIEQELSPNQLVIVEKDDEHFSVGDDGRCSVSGFDQDDDLNMEIDKIIESKASHLSPNRRDTPSDSDDLFNKLKGEHDSLLSREDSNSERTSPDVKDKICEILVNLENDDCTKNAPESDSDMFSMNEVDQQTVSCKSEPEQHKENLIPAALHDHTTMMKYQKSMLREQQPLPKSTGPKMLYEIQSQDGFTYKSTSISEIWEKVFETVQVARKAHGLSPLPEGPLADMCGHQMLGLKTNALKYLLEQLPGVEKCTKYQPKYHKKPQSTISGAASSGYCSDTEELKENVYGAARCEGYSKRSDYDMFSWLASRHRKQPIQLIVPQNLDSELMPRRGTGSNLPMAMRYRTLKETYKETVGVYRSHIHGRGLFCNRDIEAGEMVIEYAGELIRSTLTDKRERYYDSRGIGCYMFKIDDNLVVDATMRGNAARFINHACEPNCYSKVVDILGHKHIIIFALRRIVQGEELTYDYKFPFEETKIPCSCGSKKCRRTI; encoded by the exons gaAACTATACCACACAAAACGAATCCGCCAGACCCACCTGACAAAATAAACGATACAATGGACATCACAGCCGATCCATCCGGTGGCATACTGACGCGGGGTCGGAACAAAACCTCGGACACATCCGAACCGCCAGTTAGTAAACCGGTTGACAAACCAGTGAAGCAACGCAAAACCGttacattcaaaaatgtattagaAACCAGTGACGATGTAAATATCGTGAAAAAAGTGTACAATCCCGACAAAGTTCCAGTGGTGccgataataaaaataaacaaaaatcgtGACAAGGGTGATATACTGACACCATCCCGTTTGACTGATGTGGCGAAAAATTACAGTGGATTGACTAAGTTAGCGCAAAATCACAGTGCCGATCACATTGACAAAGTGAATTTGTTGACGTTCAAGTCGTCATTGAATGTAAATAGTTTAAAGGAACGGACTGATGTGCCATCAGTTGATAAGAAAATTGTGAACTTTGGATTTAAGACCAATAGCAGTAGTTGTAGTAGTAGTATTGAAGTGCCGGCAACAGTGACCagtgaaaagaaatttgtgtTGCCGAAACGAAGTGCTCATTCTTGTCGAGTAATTAAGCCTAATAAGAAATTCTTCGAAGACGGTACTGAAGCGTCCAACAAAAACTCTAAGAAATCGGGTTGCAAAAAGTCGTCGCGAAAGGATAACACCTCTCGTGAAGATGACGACAAAGTACAAAAGACCGACAATTTCATCAACAACACTTTATCGTCGCAAATAAACAGCAGTAAATTGGATGAACAAGCAGACGAGGAATCCGAAGCTTCACAGACTGCTTCCGATGCAAACTCAG ATGATGGATCAGATGTGGAGTCAGAAAAAGTGGCAGAACCAAACCCATTCAATCCATTCGCCGCTAGACCACTCACCACATCAACGTCCCTGATATCGGCTTCGAAACTAATACTTCGAGAGCCGAGACTTCAATTTTCATCGTCATTGACGTCAACAACATCGGCAACGACACCGGACGGACCATTCTCTTTGAATCTCAATAGTATTAATCCCGGTGGATCGTCGTTGAATACTCCGTTAA CATTAGCATCACCGTCAACATTATGTGGTGTTTGTGGAACATTCTCGACACTATCGAAGCCTTTGCATCAATCGAGAAAATTTGGCATAAATTCGTGTGGAGCGTGTCGAAAGTTCATTTCCAAAACAATCAAGAAATTGGCTGCTTCCAGTGGATCAACATCAACAAATGTCCTACAATGCCATAAGAATGATG GTACTTGCATCATATCACCAACGAACAAAGGAAATCACCCGAAAAGGTGTCATGCGTGCTGGTTGAAAAAATGCATCAAAGCTTTTCAAGTTCCATCGGGTCTACGGTCTAAGCTTATGGCAACTTTGCCGGCAAATATGCGTGAATCCGATTCGATGAATCACAAGACCATAATATCACCGTTTAGTCTGCACAAAAGCAGTGAGATGAGTTCAATCAACATGTTTTCGACCCTGTCAGCAAGCAGTAACCGAATGTTGTCATGGCCTCAAGAATCGAGTGGTGAAAGTGAATTTAAAACCAAATTGTCTCTGTCAAATCCACTGGTCGAAAATAACTCAACATTCGGTAGTACGCCATTGATGAAGCCAACAATAGCCGAAAAACCTGTGATTATGGTCAGCAGTACAAGTAGCAGCACAACAACAACGACTACAACAACATCTGATAGTACGAAGCAAAAGATTCAAAAGCCACAATCGGGTGTTGGTGAAGCTGCAACCAGCTCATCGAAGTCGTCCAATAAAGAGGCTGAAGAAACTAGTAGGCTACGAGTGAGAAAGAAGGAAAAGGTAGAAGTTCCCGTTCCTACTCCAGTACAACCAACAGCGAACCCAACAAATGAGCCGGCAAAACGGCAGCGTATCGATCTGAAAGGACCTCGAGTGAAACACGTTTGCCGTAGTGCTTCTATCGTACTGGGTCAACCCATAGCTACCTTTCCAATTGATGAAGAGACCGCATTGGAAAGTATGGACACACCCCCACGGCTGGAGAACGAATTGGAAccggaaaaagaaaaagaatttgtGCAAACGGCAATCGCTAAACAAAAAGAGCAAATGCGACAAGATACACAATCGCCTTGCACTGATTGTACTGGTAGCTCGTCACTGAGTCCTCCAGCAACTCCGATCCAAAGTCAAGAGGATGAGAgtcttcaaaattcaaattcatcgAAATCTTTACTGAACGATGAAACATCGTCACTTCCATCTAGTTTACCTACCACACTCATTGAAAGCACTGATGATACAACTACGCCAACTGTTCCTGATACGACTACCTTAAAGAAGGAAGAATCTCTAAAACCAATGACGAGAAAACTTACGCGTCCGGCTTTACTCTCAAACATTATACTTGGGACAACCAACAAAAAACTGAATTCATTCAGTCGCCAAACAATAAAAGCAGTTCCTGCAGCACCTCCAACAATATCAATAGATTTTTGGGAGAATTACGATCCAGCTGAAGTGAGTCAAACCGGCTTCGGTCTTATCGTATCGGAAAACATACCACTTCGAGCGTTATGCTTTTTATGTGGCAGTGCCGGACTGGACGCattaatattttgtgtgtgctgTTGCGAACCATATCACCAGTATTGCGTTGAAGATGAGTACAATCTGAAACATTCGTTGGACGACACGAATCTCAGCATTCTTGATAGCACACTAACCGGTGCGAATCAAACGCAATCGTTAAACAATCGCTTGAATTGGTTATGTCCGCGATGTACGGTATGTTATACATGCAATATGGCATCGGGTTCAAAAGTTAAATGTCAGAAATGCCAAAAGAACTATCACTCAACATGTCTCGGTACAAGTAAGCGATTACTTGGCGCTGATCGTCCACTCATTTGTGCTAATTGcttaaaatgtaaaagttgTGGCACAACAAACGTATCGAAATTCGTCGGCAATTTGCCAATGTGTTCGTCGTGTTTTCAGCGCAGACAGAAAGGCCATTTCTGTCCGTTGTGCCAAAAATGTTACGAAGACAATGATTTCAATATCAAAATGATGGAATGTGGTGATTGCAAAAAGTGGGTGCACGCAAAATGCGAAGAGTTGACCGATGAACAGTACAATATGTTGAGCGTTCTGCCGGAGaatattgaattcatttgCAAGAAATGCGCCAAAACAAACTCAACGGCCGACAAATGGCGTGAAGCTGTTGCAGCTGAATTTAAATCCGGTCTGCTCAGCGTTATAAGATTGTTGAGTAAAAGCCGGCAGGCGTGTGCATTGCTCAAACTAAGTCCCCGAAAGAAACCGGGCTCGTGCATCTGCCAGCCCATTCAATCGAatcgaaatattcaattcGACAAGGAACGGATCGACGACGAGTTACACGATTGTGAAACAATGGACACCGAATCGGATATGCAATTCGACGACTCAACGGCTGCGGTCAAATGTTATTGTGGTGCTGGACAGAAAGTGCAGCCCATGTCAACAGCTCCGCCAAGTTTACTAGAAATAAAGCAGAAAATTGGTGCGAACGAATACTATTCGTTGGCCGATTTCAATTACGACATGAATCTCATCACAACAGCGGCTGCATGCGACGAACTTACAATAACATACAAAGAGATTCTGAGCGAAGCCTTTCCATGGTTCCAAAACGAAACGAAGGCCTGCACGGATGCTCTGGAAGAGGACATGTACGACTCGTGCAATTTCCAGGAAAATTCGGCGAACATCGAATGTGATCAACAAGTACCGATGATCGATGTTCCCGACGACATCGACGATTACTTCTACACGCCGAACGAACTTCAAGAGACACGAATTTGTATGTTTTGTAAAAGTGTTGGCGAGGGTGGCTCACTGGACGAATCGCGCTTGCTGTACTGCGGCCAAAATTGTTGGGTTCACACGAATTGTGCCATGTGGTCGGCCGAAGTGTTCGAAGAAATCGACGGATCGTTGCAGAATGTCCACAGTGCAATATCACGCGGACGCTCAATCAAATGCAGTAAATGCGGTTCCAAAGGTGCAACCGTTGGTTgtaatgtaaaaaattgtgGCGAACAGTTTCATTACAAGTGTGCCAGGTCGCTGGACTGTGCATTCATGGTAGACAAAACCGTTTACTGTCCTCAACATCTGGCCGATGCCAATCGGAAAAAGTGTACAATCGAAAAGAATTTCGAGGTTCACCGGCCCGTTTATGTGGAATTGGATCGTAAAAGACGGAAATCGGTCGACCCGAGCCGGGTACAATTTGTTATCGGCGCACTGCAAGTTAAACAATTGGGTAAATTTGTCACATCACTGTCCGATACGAACGATGCCATCGTACCGGCTGACTTCCATTGTACCCGATTGTATTGGTCTTCGAAAGAACCGTGGAAAATCGTTGAATACACAGTGCGTACATCCatacaaaacaacaattttagtTTGACGCTAGACACTGGACGAAATTTTACCGTTGACCACTCCAACAGTTTGAATATGGTTCAACGAGGCCTAACGCAAATTTCTAAATGGCATAGCAGCTTAGCTAACGGTGAGGACTACGAATATATTATTCGACAGGAACGGTCTGTTAAACAATTACTGGAAGCGGTTAACGGAATCGGTAGTGCAGATGAGACCAATGAAGATGAGCCCCAAAACAATGCCGATCTCTTGCCACCCGAAATAAAGGACGCCATTTTCGAAGATCTGCCCCACGACATTTTGGACGGAATTTCAATGTTGGACATTTTCCCGAAACTGATGACGTATGAGGACCTCGTTGCCATGGACAGTAAGAACGAAGTGTATTTGAGCAATGACCTATCGCGTGACGTTCGCGATTATAATATGTCCGATGATGAACTCAGCGACGGTCAGAAAGATTACGACGGTGGTAGCGACAGTTGGATGAACAATACAAATCCGAATGTTGCTCATGTTGAAGATGCCATGCTATCAGCTCGTTCGATAAGCCGTGAGCTGAAACGAAGTAAATCTGAAGTATTTTCTCGTGGTGTCGCTGCGTCCCGAAGTCAACAACGATCGTCTAGTTTAAATTGGAGCAGTAAATTGGAGACAAATGCGGCGAAACGACGAAAAATGAACTTGAGATTGGCAGATGGTGTTTTGATGTCACTGGGACGTCGCAAGGACGATCTGTTGCCATTGAATGTATCCGAAAGACGACGTTCCGACGATATAAGGCACAAAAATTTCACCTGGTCAGCAGCTAAACGATTTAATCAAAGCGATGACAACTCGTTGAGTGACTCGTTGGCTGCGTCTGATATTTTGGATAAGCTAAAAATATCCCAACTGGATGGCATGGACGATGTGAGCAGTTGCAGTGAAGATAATTCACCAGTGCATGAGTTCTCCACCTACGATAATCGCGAATCGCCCGTCAAGTGTGATCGTTGTCATTGCACCTACCGCACTGTTGATTCGTACAATCGTCACCTGCCACAATGCGAACCGCTATCGACTAGTGAAAGTGAATCGGAACCACGTTCGCCCGACATGCAAAGTCCACCGCATAACATGATCATAACGTCCATGTCCGGTCAGGATTTCATGCCGATAATGACGACACAACACCAGAACTCGTCTCAGCAAATCTACAATTTCAACGGGCAACAAATCAATCCGATTTCGATTCAGAACATTCAAGGTCATCCGATTCAAATCCACAGTTCGCAACTGCAACACAACACATCTATGTCGATGCAAAATCAGTGCGCCATCAGCAACAGTGGCGTTCAAATGCAACAGCTCAATCAGCCGATTCAAAATATGATTATCAATGCCACCAATGGTCAACAGCAGCAATTATTCGCACAGCCGCTTCAGAACATCGGTCAGCAGATTTTTCCGATACAAAATCTTCAACAGTCTCAGTTCGGCGGCattgaaatacaaaataaatcaCAGCAACAGCGAATGAATTCGACACCGCAAACCATCACATTACCGAACGGTATCAACATTCAAACATCACAGCCAATAATGCACCAGCAGCAGCCACAGAtcataacattttcacaaGCGAATGGTCAACCACAGATTGTGATTACACCGACATCGTCGACCCAACAGAATGTCTCAAATTACACCACAACAACTCGAACAATACAACAGTCGCcgtacaaaaatcaattgattCTTCCGCAACCAGACAAGTCACCCAACAAGCGTAACATGATGCCGAAAATAATGCCACAGTCCAACGGTATGCCAAGGGCCAAAGGTCGAACAGTCAGTGCAGTCAATAAGCCGATACAAATTAAACGAACGATcgtcaaaaatgaaccgaaaccGGTCATATTCAATCAGTCGCTGCCACTTATTCGGCCGATGAATGACGCAGGAAATGTCGTAATCCAACAGAATCCTTCTGCCCAACCGATTATTGTACAACAGATCGGTGGCAATCAGAACAACTTGGTCCAATATGTGACAGACAATCAGAATGCCATGCAATACATTGCAATGCCAACGAATGGTGGTGACTTTAAGCAGCCGCAAACGCAATATTTAACACCGAATCCATTAGTACCAGGCACTTTCCAGTTACAGACCGCTGACAATGGCAATTTGTTGTTGGCTAATTCATCGGGTGGTTTACAAATGCTACCGAATGGTACTTTACAACTAGCTCAACCTCAGCAGCCTCAA gtCATTGGAACAATTATACAACAACAGCCGAATGGACAGCAATTCGGTATGATGTCTGCCGAACAAATGATGCTTGGCCAAGCACCAACTCTCGAAATGATGACCAATCCGGCAAATGGATGCATGTTACTCACCAGTCAGCCAGTGTATTACGGCCTAGAAACAATCGTACAGAACACTGTCATGTCGTCACAACAATTTGTGTCCACTGCCATGCAAGGTGTTCTGAGTCAGAACGCGAgcttttcggcaacaacgacCCAGGTGTTCCAGGCGAGCAAAATCGAGCCGATTATGGAAATGCCAACGGGATATGTTGTTTTGAACAACGACGGCACCATAATGCAATCGCAACCGTCGCAACAGCCTAGTATTTTATCAAATGTCATGCAACAAGGTGTACCACAAATGTCTCAACTTCAATCGCATCAAATTCAACCGATTCAACAACTTCAATCGCAGCAACAACAGCAGCCAGCCAATTCGGCATGGAGGTTTGTTGATGATAAATCTACCATTCAATTGTTGCCTCAACATCAGCAACAGAATCAAACGCAACAGCATTCGGTGCCGATTACACTTCAATCACAGCCTCAACCATCCGTACGACCGAATCAATCGCCGAAGCCAATTGTGAAATCAGCTCCTATCGTCGTGACGAAGGTTCAGcctcaaaacaaaattctggccAATCCAATTCAACAATATGTCACCGTAGACgccaaatcaaatcaaaatcaaaacattttaccaAAACCTGAGAATGTCATCACATCATACGATCAATTTATCATGCAGCCAAATACCAGTAAATTTTCAGCCGCAATGCCAAACTATCAACAGCAGAAGTCAATTACGATCACCACTCCGTCACCTCAAATGCCAATCCACCCGATACCTCGAAAATCGAATGCGGTCAAACAACCAGCTGCTAAAATAGCTGCTGCAACTGTTCGTCCTAAAGTCATAACACGTCCGGTGATGTCATCGAAAGTGCAACCGACTCAACCGCAGACCAGCAAAATGATGACAATAACACCAGCTACATCAACCTCATCACCGATTGTCATTCCACCGAATCCAATCATTGTGCCTTTATATGAACCAGTAGCCGAAACGCCACCCATCACAATTCAATCACCTACCATCACTTTGGAGAACACAACAAATCCAACAAATTGTGACATGTCTCCGTCAAACACCGAAAATTTGTCGACTGCATTCAgtcagcagcagcagcagtcCTTCGTCAAGAATACAACCAATGTTGAGCAGACTAGTCAATTATCAACGAACCAAACAAGCTCACAAAAACCAATACCTGCAACACCGACCACTTATTCTCCCACGCAGCAACAATACCCATCCACAAGTCAATCGCAATCAATAACACTTCCCATCGCGGCCAGTATACAATTGCCAACAGCACCTTATGCTCCAACGTATTCGAATGGTATTCCAACAAATGTGGTGAATCCCATACCACAATACAATTACACAAATACCCGACCAACGAATCGCGTTCTCCCCATGCAAACCGTACATCAGAAAAACAATCCACTAACGCCGCCCGAACCGAAAAGTGTTGATGTGACAACAAAGAAAATCATCACCGTGGACACATCGAAACTGTCACCAATAATTGAACAAGAACTGTCTCCCAATCAGTTGGTCATTGTTGAAAAGGACGATGAGCATTTCAGTGTTGGTGATGACGGTCGCTGTAGTGTCAGCGGATTCGATCAAGATGATGACTTGAACATGGAAATCGATAAGATAATCGAATCGAAAGCCAGCCATTTGTCACCGAACCGTCGGGACACACCGTCAGATTCGGATGACCTGTTCAACAAACTGAAAGGTGAACACGATTCGTTACTGTCCCGTGAAGACAGCAATTCGGAACGAACCAGCCCCGATGTGAAAGACAAGATCTGCGAAATTCTGGTGAATCTGGAAAACGATGACTGTACAAAGAATGCACCCGAATCCGATTCGGATATGTTTTCGATGAACGAAGTTGACCAGCAGACAGTTTCGTGTAAATCAGAGCCGGAACAACACAAAGAGAATTTAATTCCGGCTGCTTTGCATGACCACACAACAATGATGAAATATCAAAAGTCAATGTTGCGTGAACAGCAACCTCTGCCCAAATCGACCGGACCGAAAATGTTGTACGAAATTCAGTCACAAGACGGATTCACCTACAAATCAACGTCGATATCGGAAATATGGGAAAAGGTATTCGAAACGGTACAGGTGGCTCGAAAGGCACATGGTCTGTCTCCGTTGCCAGAAGGACCACTAGCTGATATGTGCGGCCATCAGATGTTGGGATTGAAAACGAACGCTCTGAAATACCTGTTGGAGCAATTGCCGGGCGTTGAAAAATGCACCAAATATCAACcgaaatatcacaaaaaaccacAGAGCACAATATCCGGCGCTGCGTCATCGGGCTACTGTTCCGATACCGAAGAGTTGAAGGAAAATGTGTACGGGGCTGCGAGATGTGAAGGTTATTCAAAGCGTTCCGATTACGACATGTTCAGCTGGTTAGCGTCGCGACATCGCAAGCAACCAATTCAACTGATTGTTCCACAAAATCTTGACAGCGAATTGATGCCTAG AAGAGGAACTGGCAGCAATTTACCCATGGCTATGAGATACCGAACATTGAAGGAAACGTACAAGGAAACCGTTGGTGTCTACCGTTCTCACATCCATGGCCGAGGACTGTTTTGTAACAGAGATATCGAAGCTG GTGAAATGGTCATCGAGTATGCAGGCGAACTAATCCGCTCAACGCTGACCGACAAACGTGAACGATACTACGACAGTCGAGGAATCGGTTGCTACATGTTCAAAATTGACGATAATTTGGTGGTGGACGCTACGATGCGTGGAAACGCAGCCAGATTCATCAATCATGCTTGCGAG CCAAATTGCTATTCTAAGGTGGTGGACATACTGGGTCACAAGCACATCATAATATTTGCCCTGCGTCGCATCGTCCAGGGTGAAGAATTGACGTACGATTACAAGTTTCCGTTTGAAGAGACGAAAATACCTTGCTCGTGTGGTTCGAAGAAATGCC GTCGAACGATTTAA